From a single Xanthocytophaga agilis genomic region:
- a CDS encoding RHS repeat domain-containing protein has translation MILKTLPNIFFLKRKKALILLIGIFHLVISAYSQDSGAGLTSYTPPSPNASALAKYANIPISLYTGTPQIDIPLADLSFQGGKVPVSLSYHASGVKVQDIASSCGLGWSLNSGGVITRIVRGLPDEDENGYCGANKAGEKLTQQSTPSIDYLIKVTREDLDAEPDLFYFNVMGLSGRFILDAAGNPVLLPYQDVLIKPAIGPLGGVSWVITDNKGYIYVFKDNDSFREKTSAKLEDENDTKWKSFTSSWYLSEVRSPSNQLLANFAYETVNEIKYKTYASISALGIRFYQLGAPDDPILINTDLYFRSLNRDLKVSAKYISKIQTSLGEISFNYDTRLDLINGKRLSSMTLVNTFGKQLIQRYIFNNNDYFISDPASGDGLTDDITHRLRLTSIERVSSTGKKSLYYQFGYNLNISLPPRNSSKYDHWGYFNNNQKATAIAEVPADKDIDGTYRVGANKDPDSERTKADILTSIINSTGGETKFIYQAHDCSDDAFDSKTVGGCRIWKVIVDDKNGHLITKEYKYIKEEAPTKSSGRIFGLPEYGIITYPPGPLCGGAGCADGNYYSLIRYSSSVNNIFDIDGSHIGYSTVITQHSNGSQEITKFTDINSNPDALPAQFDIGAFNGEQTSFWEVPSTGAPFTSRTSRSWERGLVKEYKVLNANNKPLSTKRNYYTAGGIIRSIQALKATTTYINGDPKVGYWYALYGKYQIESAMIFLIKSEEETYDQKSISNTIPKILTTTNYEYTFPNKLSKTTTSILGNPKKYITQLIYPEILVDGNFLDPDMDVVRGLKDIPTLALVNMYTKHITGEPVEKITYVQEGANTPLVTSAELTVFGNFPADPNDVFDETRALPAKKYVFTAPNGVTDFPLTKVKKTTYQTGGLNLVKYILDFDSRYKLVSSVDKYKPIKDDPLQVSTKDNYKTSYIWGYNDNLVIAQVANASLTQTRQIVNASQNFFLAQLANDTQSGALPVAQPTLKLDYAQSVTFTVTAEMLGSGSPAIAPYVEVSLKNMDGSSNGGFFRSFQFSGTRQQQQQFTVSLPIGEYQIYYKSNAIPNGNTDFQGVMLTITAPYQIEKYNYNVFHTSFEETTEGQEEAFAKTGRKSYRAGSYKLNIPTIAGQYIISWWEKTTNDNNWIYKEEIVTSNGSDMSRTISAPYIDEVRLYPIGALMTTYTYDPLIGLTSQTDPNSITTTYLYDAFGRLEYVKDSNGNIIKNYVYKLVTDPE, from the coding sequence ATGATCCTCAAAACTTTACCCAATATCTTTTTCTTAAAGAGAAAAAAAGCACTTATTTTACTAATAGGAATCTTTCATTTAGTTATATCTGCTTATAGCCAAGATTCTGGTGCAGGCTTAACATCTTATACGCCACCTTCTCCAAATGCAAGTGCTCTAGCAAAGTACGCTAATATACCTATCTCGTTATATACAGGAACTCCACAAATTGATATTCCTTTAGCAGATCTTTCTTTTCAAGGAGGAAAAGTTCCTGTCTCATTAAGCTATCATGCATCTGGAGTAAAAGTCCAAGACATTGCTAGTTCATGTGGTTTAGGTTGGTCTCTTAATTCAGGAGGAGTAATTACAAGAATAGTAAGAGGACTACCTGATGAAGATGAAAATGGATATTGTGGTGCTAATAAAGCTGGAGAGAAATTAACTCAGCAGTCTACTCCTTCTATTGATTATCTAATTAAGGTTACAAGAGAAGATCTGGATGCAGAGCCGGATCTATTTTATTTCAACGTAATGGGTTTATCGGGAAGATTTATATTAGATGCGGCTGGTAATCCTGTATTATTACCCTATCAGGATGTACTCATTAAGCCAGCTATTGGGCCATTAGGAGGTGTAAGTTGGGTGATAACAGATAACAAAGGGTATATCTATGTGTTTAAAGATAATGATTCTTTCAGAGAGAAAACAAGTGCAAAGCTTGAAGATGAGAATGATACTAAATGGAAAAGTTTCACTTCTTCCTGGTATCTTTCAGAAGTAAGATCCCCTTCCAATCAATTGTTAGCAAATTTTGCGTATGAAACCGTCAATGAAATAAAGTACAAAACATATGCTAGCATTTCAGCTCTTGGTATAAGGTTTTATCAACTTGGAGCTCCTGACGATCCAATCCTCATCAATACAGACTTATATTTTAGAAGTTTAAATAGAGATTTAAAAGTTAGTGCAAAGTACATTTCAAAAATTCAAACATCTTTAGGTGAAATTTCTTTTAATTATGATACTAGATTAGATCTGATTAATGGGAAACGACTATCATCTATGACGTTAGTTAACACTTTTGGTAAACAATTAATTCAAAGATATATTTTTAATAATAATGATTATTTTATAAGTGATCCAGCTTCAGGTGATGGTCTTACGGATGACATTACTCACAGATTACGCTTAACCTCTATTGAAAGAGTATCCAGCACAGGAAAGAAATCATTGTACTATCAATTTGGTTATAATCTAAATATATCATTACCACCAAGAAACTCATCGAAGTATGATCATTGGGGGTATTTCAACAATAATCAAAAGGCCACTGCAATAGCTGAAGTACCTGCAGATAAGGATATAGATGGAACCTATAGGGTGGGAGCAAATAAAGACCCAGATTCAGAGAGAACCAAAGCTGATATTTTGACCAGTATTATCAACTCAACAGGAGGTGAAACCAAGTTTATTTATCAAGCACACGATTGTAGTGATGATGCTTTCGATAGCAAGACTGTGGGTGGCTGTCGAATATGGAAAGTAATTGTAGACGACAAAAATGGACATCTTATTACCAAAGAATATAAATATATAAAAGAAGAAGCCCCTACCAAGTCAAGTGGAAGGATTTTTGGTTTGCCAGAATATGGTATAATTACATATCCTCCAGGTCCCTTATGTGGTGGTGCGGGATGTGCAGATGGAAATTATTATAGCCTTATAAGATATTCTTCTTCAGTTAACAACATCTTTGATATAGATGGAAGTCATATTGGATATAGTACCGTAATAACACAACATAGTAATGGAAGTCAGGAAATAACTAAGTTTACTGATATTAATTCCAATCCAGATGCCTTGCCAGCACAATTTGATATTGGAGCATTCAATGGCGAACAAACTAGTTTTTGGGAGGTTCCTTCTACAGGGGCACCTTTTACTTCCAGAACATCTAGAAGTTGGGAGAGAGGTTTAGTAAAAGAATATAAAGTACTCAACGCTAATAATAAACCTTTATCTACTAAGAGGAATTATTACACGGCTGGAGGTATAATACGGTCAATTCAAGCTCTTAAAGCAACTACTACTTATATTAATGGCGATCCAAAAGTTGGATATTGGTATGCTCTTTATGGTAAATATCAGATAGAATCAGCAATGATTTTTCTGATAAAGTCTGAGGAAGAGACCTATGATCAGAAAAGTATTAGTAATACTATTCCTAAGATTCTGACTACAACTAATTATGAATATACTTTTCCCAATAAACTTTCCAAGACTACAACTTCTATATTAGGAAATCCCAAAAAATATATTACTCAACTGATTTATCCTGAAATTCTGGTTGATGGAAACTTCCTTGATCCGGATATGGATGTGGTACGAGGTCTTAAGGATATACCTACACTAGCCTTAGTGAATATGTATACAAAGCATATAACAGGTGAACCTGTAGAGAAAATAACCTATGTCCAAGAAGGAGCAAACACACCACTGGTTACTTCTGCTGAGTTAACTGTGTTTGGTAATTTTCCCGCTGATCCAAATGACGTTTTCGATGAGACTCGTGCTTTACCTGCTAAAAAGTATGTTTTTACTGCACCAAATGGAGTAACTGATTTTCCATTGACCAAGGTTAAAAAGACAACTTATCAAACTGGTGGATTGAATTTAGTTAAATATATTCTTGATTTTGATTCCAGGTATAAGCTAGTTTCTTCAGTAGATAAATACAAACCAATAAAAGATGATCCTTTACAAGTAAGTACAAAAGATAATTACAAAACTTCCTATATATGGGGGTACAATGACAATCTGGTTATTGCTCAGGTTGCTAATGCTTCTCTTACCCAAACCAGACAAATTGTTAATGCCAGTCAGAATTTTTTCCTGGCACAATTGGCAAATGATACCCAATCGGGTGCGCTTCCTGTGGCTCAGCCTACATTGAAGCTCGATTATGCACAGAGTGTAACCTTTACAGTGACAGCTGAGATGTTGGGAAGTGGCTCTCCTGCTATTGCTCCTTATGTAGAAGTTTCATTGAAAAACATGGATGGAAGTAGTAATGGAGGATTTTTTCGTTCGTTTCAGTTTAGTGGAACCCGTCAGCAACAACAACAATTTACGGTTTCTTTACCCATAGGTGAGTATCAGATTTATTACAAGAGCAATGCTATCCCCAATGGTAATACGGATTTTCAAGGTGTAATGCTCACCATTACCGCTCCCTATCAGATTGAGAAATATAACTATAATGTATTTCACACAAGTTTTGAAGAAACGACTGAGGGACAAGAGGAAGCATTCGCTAAGACAGGCAGAAAAAGTTACAGAGCAGGTAGTTACAAATTGAATATTCCTACAATAGCTGGACAATATATTATATCCTGGTGGGAGAAAACAACCAATGACAACAACTGGATTTATAAAGAAGAGATTGTTACATCAAATGGAAGTGATATGAGCAGAACTATATCTGCCCCCTATATTGATGAAGTCCGCTTGTATCCTATAGGCGCGTTGATGACTACTTATACCTATGATCCGCTGATAGGACTTACTTCCCAGACAGATCCCAATAGTATCACTACTACCTACCTGTATGATGCGTTTGGTAGGTTGGAATATGTGAAGGATTCGAATGGAAATATCATCAAAAACTATGTTTACAAACTGGTCACAGATCCAGAGTAA
- a CDS encoding helix-turn-helix transcriptional regulator, with product MNIGETIRQFRILKKLSHKDVAFQLGITQQAYSKIERDETRITVDRLSQIASVLDMDMYYILFPTKYESYQNLQSAILSGANRRMESIKSLSELNNSPTVLYDQEEDQTIESLQRKTLLRIIESQKKEIDSQKKEMELLKREKIILLETLKHLEAILPEK from the coding sequence ATGAACATCGGAGAAACGATTCGCCAATTCAGAATCTTAAAAAAATTATCACATAAAGATGTTGCTTTTCAGCTTGGAATTACTCAGCAAGCTTATAGTAAAATTGAACGAGATGAAACACGTATAACTGTTGACAGACTTTCTCAGATTGCCTCTGTTTTAGACATGGATATGTACTATATCTTATTTCCAACTAAATATGAGAGTTATCAAAATTTACAGAGTGCTATTCTGAGTGGGGCTAACAGACGCATGGAATCCATAAAGAGTTTAAGTGAACTTAACAACTCTCCTACTGTACTTTATGACCAGGAAGAGGATCAAACAATAGAATCTTTGCAGCGTAAAACCCTTTTGCGAATCATCGAATCACAGAAAAAAGAGATTGATTCGCAAAAGAAAGAAATGGAACTATTAAAAAGAGAGAAAATCATTCTTCTGGAAACGTTAAAACATTTAGAGGCGATATTGCCAGAGAAATAA
- a CDS encoding gliding motility-associated C-terminal domain-containing protein, with amino-acid sequence MKKTYLFISILIVSLSSHAQESFLFDNPSFEGPPKSDLPPSGWSNCGSKSTVDTQPSFWGVETKPSEGKTYISMVCREDGSSEMASQYLYHSLEANIAYSFSVDLAYSFGWSGDPHYPALFRVWGGDAQCESRELLWQSSQAIDHPEWRRYTIHLNPQQRHQRLIFETYFAKNTFYWGRILVDNLSPLYFADLLPERMSFCYGDSLVINPALEGDSYQWQDGYSGKEYVVRNAGIYTVEIMKDGQIFKDITNVYIEECADRFYIPNVITPNEDNKNDQFEFKGIDTMNWHLVIVNQWGQKIYEDFDYKQNWKAEGTPSGIYYYVLEKSGYKPLRGWLQVIHQ; translated from the coding sequence TTGAAAAAAACGTATCTATTCATTTCCATTCTGATTGTCTCTTTATCCTCACATGCTCAAGAATCTTTTCTTTTTGATAACCCATCCTTTGAAGGACCACCTAAAAGTGATTTACCTCCATCCGGATGGTCCAATTGTGGATCAAAAAGTACAGTAGATACCCAACCAAGTTTCTGGGGAGTAGAAACCAAACCCTCAGAAGGAAAAACATATATCAGCATGGTTTGCCGTGAAGATGGATCATCTGAAATGGCCTCCCAATATTTATATCACTCATTGGAAGCTAATATAGCCTATAGTTTTTCGGTTGATCTGGCGTACTCTTTTGGTTGGAGTGGAGATCCTCATTATCCTGCTTTATTCAGGGTATGGGGAGGAGATGCCCAATGTGAATCAAGAGAATTGCTCTGGCAATCCAGTCAGGCAATTGATCATCCTGAGTGGAGAAGATATACCATTCATTTGAATCCTCAACAAAGACACCAGAGACTGATATTTGAAACCTACTTTGCTAAAAACACTTTTTATTGGGGGCGTATCCTGGTAGATAATCTCTCACCTCTATACTTTGCAGATTTACTTCCTGAACGTATGTCGTTTTGTTATGGGGATTCTTTGGTAATTAACCCCGCACTAGAAGGTGATAGCTATCAATGGCAGGATGGCTACTCAGGTAAAGAGTACGTAGTCAGAAATGCGGGTATTTATACAGTAGAAATCATGAAGGACGGACAGATATTTAAAGATATCACCAATGTATATATTGAGGAATGTGCAGATAGATTCTATATACCCAATGTAATCACGCCTAATGAAGATAATAAGAACGATCAGTTTGAATTCAAAGGGATTGATACCATGAACTGGCATCTGGTTATAGTAAATCAGTGGGGGCAAAAGATATATGAAGACTTTGATTACAAACAAAATTGGAAAGCAGAAGGGACTCCTTCAGGTATTTACTATTATGTACTAGAAAAGTCAGGTTATAAACCATTGCGAGGCTGGCTTCAAGTAATCCATCAATAA